The following proteins come from a genomic window of Miscanthus floridulus cultivar M001 chromosome 2, ASM1932011v1, whole genome shotgun sequence:
- the LOC136538462 gene encoding trihelix transcription factor ASR3-like yields MDDTMGGTRDLLGQARDDEQARNVMVSAGALTVERDYRRGNWTLPETMLLIEAKRKVHEERHPGDQGLARWRWVEDYCWRAGCRRSQNQCNDRWDNLMRDYKKVRAYELSGAGAGAGGRAPSYWAMGREERKERGLPSNLLREIYDAMGDVIERRTSMGCGGSSGGPGAAFTAASSSSLLDVPMQASPLAQVLPRPLQPLEQETHGHSSPESPERKRRRPSLDELRPGSSTPSAPGTHGHRQEQGRHREEEEEEEDDDDESSEAEYSDDDYNVLSGAIGRCAAILSEALESREAAEERRHREVMAVEERRGRARQARREAGEQCVAGLAAAVNQLAGSMLALAAAKHKDKGGGPAAPK; encoded by the exons ATGGACGACACCATGGGCggcacccgtgacctgctcggcCAAGCGCGAGACGACGAGCAGGCCAGGAACGTCATGGTCAGCGCCGGTGCCCTGACCGTGGAGAGGGACTACCGGAGGGGAAACTGGACGCTGCCGGAGACGATGCTGCTGATCGAGGCCAAGCGGAAGGTGCACGAGGAGCGGCACCCGGGGGACCAGGGCCTGGCGCGGTGGCGCTGGGTCGAGGACTACTGCTGGCGGGCCGGCTGCCGGCGCAGCCAGAACCAGTGCAACGACCGCTGGGACAACCTCATGCGGGACTACAAGAAGGTGCGCGCGTACGAGCTCAGCGGCGCTGGGGCCGGTGCCGGCGGCAGAGCGCCCAGCTACTGGGCGATGGGCagagaggagaggaaggagaggggCCTCCCGAGCAACCTCCTCCGCGAGATATACGACGCCATGGGCGATGTCATCGAGAGGAGGACGAGCATGGGCTGCGGCGGCAGTAGTGGCGGACCCGGCGCTGCGTTCACGGCGGCGTCTTCTTCCAGCCTACTCGACGTCCCCATGCAAGCTTCCCCGCTCGCTCAAGTGCTGCCACGACCTCTGCAGCCTCTAG AACAAGAGACGCACGGGCATTCCAGCCCCGAGTCGCcggagaggaagaggaggcggCCGTCACTGGACGAGCTACGGCCAGGGAGCAGCACGCCGTCAGCGCCCGGAACGCACGGACACCGTCAGGAACAAGGACGCcaccgcgaggaggaggaggaggaggaggacgacgacgacgagagcTCCGAGGCTGAGTACTCCGACGACGACTACAACGTCCTGAGCGGCGCGATCGGACGGTGCGCGGCGATCCTGTCGGAGGCGCTGGAGAGCCGGGAGGCCGCGGAGGAGCGGCGTCACCGGGAGGTGATGGCCGTGGAGGAGCGGCGCGGCCGCGCGCGGCAGGCGCGTCGCGAGGCCGGCGAGCAGTGCGTGGCCGGGCTGGCCGCCGCAGTGAACCAGCTCGCCGGGTCCATGCTGGCGCTCGCCGCCGCCAAGCACAAGGACAAGGGCGGCGGCCCCGCGGCGCCCAAGTGA